From the Brachyhypopomus gauderio isolate BG-103 chromosome 5, BGAUD_0.2, whole genome shotgun sequence genome, one window contains:
- the rfwd3 gene encoding E3 ubiquitin-protein ligase rfwd3.S, with product MEEMEVDVQLGADGAAVGSVEVGVPIIIPDSGSSTEVEEEDEDGDGRPGRGTAVPTGRLQLPATQVVRRRRRARPGLRFQYSTQTTLLSRGPLDFMLRVSAGSDAEALSGSTEEGSGSEEGGESGVMRLHPNHPAPGPHPNHPAPGPHTNHPAPGPHPNHPAPGPHPNHPAPGPHPNHPAPGPHPNHPAQGPHPNHPAPGPHPNHPAPGPHPNHPAPGPHPNHPAPGPHPNHPAQGPHPNHPAPGPHLDPSQPAPGVASPLQVSSATESSVSAGVEGTGLQAQDEVKTDSEPTGVSVPAVAESDEGEGESCSICFEPWTTSGEHRLASLRCGHLFGFTCIERWLKGQGAKCPQCNKKAKRGDIVLLYARKLRALDNTEQESLKRSLEQEQSLRRRAELESAQCRLQLQVVTDECGKLRRELQELRKLMSQTASTSSQAQSSALSSSQRQESSSGGHYVFSKAILVSQAGGCRVLSYCEPLSCLLASQPSPHATLVPGFGVKKISTVNLKAGQYVPVHTKQIRGLSFSRQQDSLLLSAALDNTVKLTSLMTNNVVQVYNTGKPVWSCCWCHDNNNYVYAGLSNGSVQVYDTRDTSTYVHELTPLRSSCPVVSLSYVPRAASSLFPCGGLIAGSLEGGCFWEQVDGTTYRPHVLPLESGGCTDIQVEPESRHCLVTYRPGRASPALRCVLMELNRSPLQDSAQVPVCSCTPVQTFTAGSSCKLLTKNAVFKSPASENSMLVCAGDEASNSTMVWDAGSGALFQKLPADLPVLDICPFEMNQENYLASLTEKMLKIYKWE from the exons atggaggagatggaggttgATGTGCAGTTGGGGGCAGACGGAGCAGCTGTTGGctcggtggaggtgggggtgccCATCATCATCCCCGATTCGGGGAGCAGCACGGAAGtagaagaggaggatgaagatggTGACGGGCGGCCTGGCCGAGGAACTGCCGTCCCCACTGGCAGGCTGCAGCTCCCAGCCACTCAGGTCGTCAGGAGAAGACGAAGGGCAAG ACCAGGTCTACGGTTCCAGTATTCTACCCAGACTACGCTTTTGAGCAGGGGCCCGTTAGACTTCATGCTCAGGGTGTCTGCAGGAAGTGATGCAGAGGCCTTATCGGGCAGTACAGAGGAGGGCAGTGGCTCtgaagaggggggagagagtggAGTTATGAGGCTTCACCCTAACCATCCTGCCCCTGGGCCCCACCCTAACCATCCTGCCCCTGGGCCTCACACTAACCATCCTGCCCCTGGGCCCCACCCTAACCATCCTGCCCCTGGGCCCCACCCTAACCATCCTGCCCCTGGGCCCCACCCTAACCATCCTGCCCCTGGGCCCCACCCTAACCATCCTGCCCAAGGGCCCCACCCTAACCATCCTGCCCCAGGACCTCACCCTAACCATCCTGCCCCTGGGCCCCACCCTAACCATCCTGCCCCTGGGCCCCACCCTAACCATCCTGCCCCTGGGCCCCACCCTAACCATCCTGCCCAAGGGCCCCACCCTAACCATCCTGCCCCAGGACCCCACCTTGATCCTAGCCAGCCAGCTCCAGGGGTGGCCTCACCACTTCAGGTGTCCAGTGCAACAG AGTCAAGCGTTTCTGCTGGTGTTGAGGGGACAGGACTTCAAGCTCAGGACGAAGTCAAG ACGGACTCCGAGCCCACGGGGGTTAGCGTGCCCGCTGTGGCTGAGAGTgacgagggggagggggagagctGCTCCATCTGCTTCGAGCCCTGGACCACGTCGGGCGAACACCGCCTGGCGTCGCTGCGCTGCGGACACCTGTTCGGCTTCACCTGTATAGAACGCTGGCTGAAGGGCCAGGGAGCCAAGTGCCCACAG TGCAATAAGAAGGCTAAGCGGGGTGATATAGTCTTACTGTACGCCCGCAAGCTGAGGGCGCTGGACAACACTGAACAGGAGAGCTTAAAGAG gtccttGGAGCAGGAGCAGAGTCTGCGCAGGAGGGCAGAGTTGGAATCTGCTCAGTGTCGCCTGCAGTTACAGGTGGTGACGGACGAGTGTGGGAAACTTCGGCGAGAGCTTCAG GAGTTGAGGAAGTTGATGTCTCAGACCGCGTCCACCTCGTCTCAGGCACAGTCCTCTGCTCTGTCTTCATCCCAGAGGCAAGAGTCTTCTAGCGGGGGACACTATGTCTTCTCAAAGGCCATTCTAGTGTCTCAGGCTGGTGGTTGTCGGGTGCTGTCATACTGTGAACCTCTCAGTTGCCTCCTGGCCTCTCAGCCTTCGCCTCACGCCACACTCGTACCCG GCTTTGGTGTCAAAAAGATTAGCACTGTGAATCTGAAAGCGGGTCAGTACGTTCCCGTCCACACCAAACAGATCCGAGGCCTCTCCTTTAGCCGACAACAAGATAGCCTGCTGCTGTCTGCCGCTCTGGATAACACCGTCAAACTGACCAG CTTGATGACCAACAACGTGGTTCAGGTTTACAACACTGGCAAACCCGTGTGGAGCTGCTGCTGGTGCCACGACAACAACAACTACGTGTACGCCGGCCTGAGCAACGGCTCGGTTCAGGTGTACGACACCCGGGACACCAGCACTTATGTGCATGAGCTGACCCCACTGCGATCCAG TTGTCCGGTGGTGTCGCTGTCTTACGTCCCCCGGGCCGCGTCCAGTCTCTTCCCCTGTGGCGGGCTCATCGCTGGCTCTCTGGAAGGGGGCTGTTTCTGGGAGCAGGTGGATGGGACCACATACAGGCCCCACGTTCTGCCGTTGGAGTCTGGGGGCTGCACGGATATACAAGTTGAACCAGAGAGCAGACACTGTCTCGTCACATACAGACCTG GTCGTGCAAGCCCTGCTCTGCGCTGTGTCCTCATGGAGCTGAACCGAAGTCCTCTGCAGGACTCTGCCCAGGTGCCTgtctgctcctgcactcccgTCCAGACCTTCACCGCGGGCTCCTCCTGCAAGCTACTCACAAAGAACGCAGTGTTCAAGAGCCCTGCCAGTGAGAACTCCATGCTGGTGTGTGCGGGAGATGAGGCGTCCAATTCTACCATG GTGTGGGATGCTGGTAGTGGTGCCTTGTTTCAGAAGCTGCCTGCAGATCTCCCCGTATTGGACATCTGCCCATTTGAGATGAACCAGGAAAATTACTTGGCCTCTCTTACTGAGAAGATGCTCAAGATATATAAATGGGAGTGA